One window of the Podospora pseudocomata strain CBS 415.72m chromosome 7, whole genome shotgun sequence genome contains the following:
- a CDS encoding hypothetical protein (COG:L; EggNog:ENOG503NZ8Q), protein MQLRGIIPRRLASPALTRPLMDLFIPSLTNNLILTPNKHTTTFTDPHHHHTHHHRHLDLLFHHHSTTTAPAKPRRNSFPHILKSKMTQTLHKKQEPAITSVTELPTSEARWVTLQKIEYTDQTGKARTWEVASRKTRSAKTGVDAVAIGNILLSPNKAPSTLLVIQYRPPLDAYTVEWPAGLIDEDETAEEAAVREFKEETGYEVSRVLSVSPVQAADPGLSNANMQMAMVEVEVPELEAGSLPEQRLEDGEHIERVVVPLAELYEKLVEYSKRERFIVAAKLFHFAAGMDFMKTQKYGL, encoded by the coding sequence ATGCAGTTGCGGGGCATCATTCCTCGCCGCTTAGCCAGCCCCGCTTTGACTCGCCCTCTTATGGACTTGTTCATTCCCtctctcaccaacaacctcatcctcaccccaaacaagcacaccaccaccttcacagatcctcaccatcatcatacccaccaccaccggcattTGGACCTGCTTTTTCACCATCACTCTACCACGACCGCCCCTGCCAAACCCCGCCGCAACTCCTTCCCTCACATCCTCAAATCCAAGATGACGCAAACCCTCCACAAGAAGCAAGAACCAGCCATCACCTCGGTCACGGAACTTCCCACCTCGGAAGCCAGATGGGTGACTCTTCAAAAGATCGAGTACACCGACCAAACAGGCAAAGCACGCACATGGGAGGTCGCCTCCCGCAAGACTCGCTCCGCCAAAACAGGCGTCGACGCTGTAGCGATTGGCAACATCTTGCTTTCTCCCAACAAGGCCCCCTCCACACTGCTAGTGATCCAATACCGCCCCCCACTAGACGCTTACACTGTCGAGTGGCCTGCCGGTCTtatcgacgaggatgagacAGCCGAAGAGGCGGCAGTGAGGGAGttcaaggaggagacggggtACGAAGTGAGCAGGGTGCTGAGTGTCAGCCCGGTGCAGGCGGCTGATCCGGGCTTGTCGAATGCGAATATGCAGATGGCTATGGTAGAAGTGGAGGTGCCTGAGCTGGAGGCGGGCTCGCTGCCGGAGcagaggttggaggatggggagcaCATTGAGCGGGTGGTCGTCCCGCTGGCAGAGCTATATGAGAAGCTGGTGGAGTATAgcaagagggagaggtttaTTGTGGCGGCTAAGTTGTTTCATTTTGCGGCGGGCATGGATTTCATGAAGACGCAAAAGTATGGGCTTTAG